The following DNA comes from Desulfobacterales bacterium.
ACTGGCCGCCCCACACCACGGCAATGTTGGGGCCCAATATCATGGCTGCCGCCAATAGGGCGTATATGATCTTAGGGATTTGATTCATCGGTTATTTTTTAAAAACCACCTGTAAGGCGCCGCTGTATGTTTCCTGATATACTTTTGACGAAACACCGAAAACAGCTGCAATGGTCTCCGGATTTAAGACATCGGCCGTCAAACCGTGAGCCGCGATCTTTCCCTGTCTCATAAATATCAGGTAATCGCAGTAAATGGCGGCCAGGTTAATATCCTGCATGACCGCAATCACGGTTTGGCCCTGCTGTTTAACCCGCTGTTCGGATAAACTGAGCAAACTAAGAGAAAAATTGATATCCAGATTAGAAGTCGCCTCATCCAGAATCAGCACTGGCGTATCCTGGGCCAAGGCCCGCGCAAAGATCACCCGCTGTCTTTCGCCACCGCTCAGCTCGGTGATAAATCGGCCTTTGAACCCTTCGATTTCGGTTTGTGCCATGATATCTGCAACAATATCCTGGTCCCGGACTGAGGCGGCCGAAAACCGGGCGATATGCGGATAACGGCCCATCATGACGACCTCTTCGACCATAAATGGAAAATTGATATAAAAATTTTGCGGCACCAAAGCAATTTCTCTGGACAATTGTTTTTTTGAATATCGCGAGATATTTTTCCCATTGTAAAGCACCTCGCCCGCTTGCGGCCGGCGATGTTTACACAAAACATCCAGAATGGTTGTCTTGCCGCTGCCATTGGGTCCGATGATGCCGTAAAATTTTCCGGGTTCCAGTTTTATCGTAAAGTCGTCGATAATTTTCTTATCGGCGTAATAAAATTGGATACGGTCAAGTTCAAACGGCATGGCTCAGATCTTTTTGGCTTTTTGTTGCTTGCGGAAAATGTAACAAAAAAAGGGCCCGCCGATTAAAGCCGTCAATACCCCGATCGGTATTTCCGAAGGCAGCACCGCGCGGGTAAGGGTGTCTGCAGCCAACAGCAAAATCGCTCCGGCCAGCAGAGAGATCGGAATCAAGCGTCGATTATCGGGCCCGGTGAGCAAACGCATCATGTGGGGGACCAATAGCCCGACAAAGCCGATAATACCTGAAACCGACACACAGATGGCGGCAATCAAAGAAGCTATGACCAGGAGTATATAAGTGACTTTTTGGGTATCCACACCCAAGGAAGCGGCCGAGCGATCACCGAGGGACATCAGGTTTAAATCCCGCGCAAAAAACATAAAGATTAAAAAGCCGCCGCCTACAAATAAAAACGTCAGCCCCACATCCGACCAGGCTTTGGAGCCGAAACTGCCCATCAGCCAGAAAATGATAACCGCCACCTGTTCGTCGGCAATATATTTTAAAAAACTAATGCCGGCAGATAGGATGGCTGCGACAATAATTCCGGATAATATTAAATTGGTCGACGACACACCGCCGCCGGATGCTGACAGGTACATGACAAATAAAAGGGTGATCACCGCGCCGATAAACGCGAACAGGGGCACGGATACGCTTCCCATAAATCCAATATTCAGTAAAATCGCCATTGATGCGCCGAAAGCTGCCCCGGCGGAAACACCCAGTGTATAGGGATCGGCCAGGGGATTTAGTAAAATGCCCTGAAATACCACCCCGGATATGGCCAGACCGGCGCCCACAATGGCCGCCGATAGAATTCGCGGCAGGCGCACATCCAATACCACCACCGGAAACAGTTTATCCATCCCCTCGATCAGTTGGGTCTGACCAGATAATTTGGCGAATACAATCTTAATCACATCCAGTACCGGCAGTTGGATATATCCCATACCAGTGGATATCACGATGGCCCCGCCTAAAATGGCTGCCAGAACGACAATTTGTGACATCGTAGCGTTTCGCAGGGAATTGCCAAAGCTGTTTGAATGTGTATCCATTAAAGCGGTCATGCTCCCAATAAAAAACCCTTCAAGCGTTAAATGCCTGAAGGGCTGCACCCAGTTTACTTGACCCTTATTTTATGTTGCCCCAGCTCTGTCGTTCGCAGAGCGAAACCGTCGCACGTTGTTCATATTTGCCATATGTTGTGCTCAGCAAACATAAACCCTTGACAACAGTCTCAAATCATTGGCGATTTGGCAAGGCAGGTCTTCTGGCTCCCCCGCCCATTTAGCAACCTTCCCATCCCGATTATTCGAAACAGTGGTGTCCGCGGCTAAATGGGTCCTCTTTTCAACAGCGATGAAAAGAGCGGGGTTACAGCGGCGGGACCGCTCCCGGATTTAACGGGATTCCCTATTAAGCTTGCGCACCTTATTCCCTGACAGTATCCATTAAGGGAAAAGCGGCTCTAAGTCAACAAAATTCACTTGACAAAGCCTCATATTTTGTCCGATAGCTGCGTTGCGCAACGTCTCGAAATGCTCACGTACTGACGTGTACGCTCCGCTTTCTCGCCGTTCCGCGCCTTTTGAACACCTTCAATTTAATAAAAATAGATGTGAAATCCCGCATTATGCGGGAGCTATCAAACAAAATCTAAGGCCTTTAAGTTTTTATTAAGAAGAACCATTTGGTTTTCCAATCTCCAATTTATTATTATTCACTTTTCGTGGTTAAGAATGCATGAGAAAGGAAATTTTAAGAACGATGAAACTGGATGAAATAATTGATGGAATTAAGCCGGTTGATCAGGGATGGATTGAAAAAGCGCAAGAGCGGACTGCACAACTGGTGATGCCCACCCGGGCCCTGGGGCGACTGCATGACATATCCGAACGGTTCTGTGGTATCCAGCAAACATTGCAACCCTCGATTGATAAAAAAGCAGTTTTGATAATGGCTGGGGATCATGGCGTGGTGACGGAGGGTGTCAGCGCCTACCCCCAGGAGGTGACCCCCGCCATGGTCCAGACCTTTTTGGTCGGTGGGGCCGGCATAAATGCCATCTCCCGTCAGGTGGGTGCAGATGTTTGGGTGGTGGATATGGGGATCATACCTTCGCTGGATGTCAGTGATATGCCTGGCGCCGACCGTTTAATTGTTGAAAAGGTTGGCAGCGGAACGGATAATTTTATTAAAAAACCGGCCATGTCCCAGCCGGATGCGGAAAAAGCAATGCTCATTGGCTTTAAGCAGGCTTCCAAACGGATTGAAGCGGGTGCTGATATTATGGGTACCGGCGATATGGGCATTGGTAACACCACACCCTCAGCGGCCATCGGTGCCGTTTTGTGTGGGGCCTCGCTGGATGAAATGGTCGGCCGCGGCACCGGCGTTGATGATGCTGGATTGGCGCGCAAGCGTGACATCGTGCGGCAGGCAATCGAGGTTAATATCCCCGATCCTGAAAACGGACTGGATGTTTTGGCCAAAGTCGGTGGCTTTGAAATCGGCGGTATTGCCGGAACCATCCTTGCCGGCGCCTATCACCAACGGGCCATCGTTGTCGACGGATTTATCTCAACCGCCGGAGCTCTGATTGCGCACGCGTTGTGTCCAACGGTAAAAGATTATCTGTTTGCCGGGCACTGTTCTGCAGAGGTCGGCCATCGCATCATGTTAAAGACTTTGGGCCTTGAGCCCATCCTGGATCTGGGCATGCGCCTGGGGGAAGGCACCGGTGCCGCCTTGGCAATGGGGGTTATCGAAAGTGCGCTTCGCATGTTTAAGGAGGTGTTAACTTTTGAAGAAGCCGGTGTCGCCAACAAATAAATACCGGCTTTTAAGGCCTCATCACTTGACCGAATGGCTGCGTTATAAGCCGCTTCAAAATGCTCGAGTACTGACGTGTACACTCCACTTTTGAAGCGGCTCAAGCCTTGCCCTCGATCAAGATCTAAAGCCCTAAAAGCCGGTTTCGTAATTTAACTTTATTCCTCGCGCTTGTTGAATACATTAGTGTATTAAAAATAGATGTGAAATCCCGTATCCATGCGGGACCCTGAACCAAAACCTAACCGTTTTGAAACGAGTTTAGGTTTTTTTCCTTCGGACGAATCAAAGACCCTTAAAAGCCGGTTTTACTATTTAGTTTTCTGTCTTCTGCTTGCCGCGGCGACTTGTCCGGCGAAGTTTTAACGAAGACGGAAGCTCCTTAGAGCGAAGACGGGTCCTCTGACTTCTGACCTCTGACCTCTGAAATCTGCCGTCTGTCGTCTGTTCTCTGTCTTCTGTCCGGCAAACCCTGTCGCCGATCTTCCGTCCTGAATCTGCGGTCATGGGTGTGATCATGTGCGGCATGCGTTGGTTCAGCGTCTTCTGATATCGCATGCTGATGCGGATAGACCCCGTGTTCGTGTGCGTGTACGTGCTCGTGCAGATGTAATTCTTGATCTACCAGGATTTTTCCGTCTTGCATCGTGTATATGGCCCCGGCAGTTGCGGATAATAAATCAAAATCATGAGAAATCAGAATGAAGGAAAGATCGATGTCGCGCAAAATGTCAGTCAGTTTTGCTTTGGTCTTCATATCCAGGCCGTTCATGGGTTCGTCGAGCAACAGAATTTCAGGTTCCATAGCCAGGACAGTGGCCAAAGACACAAGACGCTTTTCACCACCTGACAATTTAAACGTGATGCGGTCCTCGAATTCATCCAAACCTAAGAAATTCAGTGTTTTACGCGCGATCTGAACCGCATCGCTTTTTGATTTGCCCAGATTTAAGGGGCCAAAGGCAACATCTTCGAGTACGGTCGGGCTAAACAGCTGATCATCAGCATCCTGAAAAAGAAGACCGATGCGCCGGCGAACGTCGGTAAAATCGCTATCTTCTTTAACAGACCGGCCGAAGATCTCCACTTTACCGGATATAGGCTTCAGCAGCCCCATTATAATGTGCAATAAGGTAGACTTGCCGCTGCCATTAGGAGCAATTAAACCGATCTGGCTGCCTTGATGCAATTGAAAATCGAGCTGGTCGAGTATCTGCGGGCCGCCCGGATATTTGAAAGAAATACCTTCAAGATTTATCAGTAAATTGTTTTGTTGCATGACAATGTAACCTGTTTCTATGGGAGTTTGAGATTCGTTTTTTTACGACAAACATACGAATGACCGAAATTGCTAAAGAATATAATAATTTCAATATTTTAGATATTTAGATTTCACGGTTTCAACCATAAGCTACTAAACAATACTTGACCATTCCATCAATGCCAGCCAGACGATGACAACTGTCATGGCTATGGCAAAAATCCAACTTGTCGAATTGACCTGAAATTCCTGCAGACTGTGAAATTTACCCTTAAACCCCCGACACTGCATGGCCTGGTGCACGCGTTCGGCCCGGGAGGCCGCGCGGACAAAGAGCATGCCCACAACATAAGCGTAGGTTCGATATGTATTGGTATTGGTGCCCGGACGGAACCCTCTGATTTTAGCCGCTCTTACCAAGCGGGAATATTCCTGCTCGATGACAAACACATAGCGGTAGGTCATCAGTAGAAGTTGCACGATTTTTCCAGGAACATGCAAACGATAAAGCGAATGGCCCAGTGTGGCGAGTGACATGGTTGCCACTAAAGCAATTAGTGCCAGCAGGATTGCATTCGACTTTAATGTGATCTGGGCGGCAAGCACCACCCCGGGCCGATAAACAGCAAAAGAGCCGATATGTGTCAGAACATCTCCTTGAAAAGTAAACGGCAATAACAGCCACAACAAAAAGATGAAAACATTGACCAAAAGCAACCTTTTGATGACCTGGATGAGACTGATGCGAGAAATGACGACCAAAAGCGCAGCGACCACCAGGGCGACAATCAAAACGGAGAATTGATACGACAAGGCAACCACAAACGCATAGCCACATGTCAGAGCGACACGAATTCTGGGATCCAGCCGATGAATGACTGAGCTGCCGGTTGCAAAGGGTTCACTGATCATATTTCAATCGCTTTACTTATCCACAAATATGCACAAGATAAAGATCATAATGGTAAAGGGAAAGATTTCGTAGCATTTAATTTGTCGTGCTTTCGTGGTTTTGTTCTTTTATTTTACGTTTACGGGTTGCGGCAGCGACAGCCGCCAAGGTGAAGATACAGCCTAAGCCGATAAGGATGTTTTTAACAGGCAGGCCTTTTTCTGCGGCTGGCCTATTTTTAGAGGCGGGCATCTCAATATCAGCGGCACTTATTGTCCACTCAGCCCTATGGCCCTCGCCGGCATCTATAATAATTTTAAGATCGGTCTTCTTTGGTATCTTAAACGAAAATTCACCAGTTTCATTGGTCATGCCGCTCAGCAGCTCTCTTCCTTCAGAATCAAAGACGGTAATTTTACCGGCATTTACATGTCTGCCACCACTGAATTTGCTCTCGACATGGATCATATCGCCTTCGATCCAGGCGAAAAGATTCACCCGGTGGGCAGTTCCAGGCGCGGGTAAAATCCATGCCAAGCAGATAATAAAAAATAAGAAGAAAATCGTCTTTGCCAAGTTATGTTTACTGAAATTGGGTTTCATCGGAATGTTTCGCTCACCTGTTATAATTTAAAAGTTGATAGGGTTTCTACTCTTCAGGAAAACCGGGTAGCAGTGTGGGTTGAACTTTCTTGAGAAAAGCCACACACATGGCTGTGATAAGGCCTTCAATAATCATTACGGGAATGTGACCTGCAATAACGATGGCCGAGACTTCGAAAAAATTTTCTTCGGTAAACACAAGCGCCAACCCCAGCACAAGGGCGCTCAACATAACAGATAAAAATCCACAGGCAAAAGCTGCCGACAGTGCCAGTTTTGATTTTTTATGAAGAAAGGGGCTGCAAACCAGATAGCACAGCACCGCCGGTAACGCCGTAATAATGGTATTGACCCCCAAAACAGTGATGCCGCCAAATTGAAACAGCACAGCCTGCAGAACGAGCGCCACCAGGATGGCTGGAAAAGCGGCCCAACCGAGAAGCAAACCCACTAAACCATTGAGAACCAGGTGAGCATTGGCAGGTCCGATGGGCACATGAACCAGCGAAGCGACAAAAAATGCGGCCGACAGCATTCCGGCTTTGGCAATGTGGTCATAGTCGAGTTTTCTGAGCCCGATGGCCGTACCAACTGCCGCCAGTGCCCCTCCGGATATGAGTACAGGACCGGATAAAACCCCTTCTGAAATATGCATTACATTGCTCCGTATTACTTAACTATTGCTGTATTGGGATGATGGCATACTGTAGAGATGGTATTCTTTGACAATCACTATTGATACGAATCAGCAACTTGTCAATCTCTGAGTGTGAAAGCACTGTATATCTGGCGTTTTAACTGCCTTCAACACGAGCCGGCGTTCAGAGTTCAGTCGGTCAAGCCAGCCGAATGCGACGTATCAAAGTCTTCTTGCGGAAGGTTCAGGTGCTGGATTTCCAAGAGGAATTTAATCAAGAAGCTTAAGATCATTTTTGCCAGTTGTGAAACTTCACCCAGATGACGGCCCCGAGCTCCACGTCTTTTTCCTGTCCATTGTGTTTTAGTTTAAAATCTGCAGGATTCAAAGCGGCAAAACCCCACCATCCGGCTACCGGTGCAGCGTAGGTGAATACACCGTTGCCGTCGGCTTTAATGGTCTGGGTAATCATATACGCGGTTGGTGCCGAATATGTATTGTCGCGGTTATAATATTCGACTTCTACCTCGGCAAAGGGTACGGGCTTGCCATTCAGTTTAACAATTCCCTGAAAGACATTGCCGGCGTACAAACCAAATGGTTTGGCCAACGGCACAATCTCGGTCTTTAACCCGATTTCGCTATCCCAGCCGTCATCGTCGCCAAAGGCGGTCACTACCGTTTTGGTATGATGGATGATAAATGAATCCTCGGTCGGCTCCCAATAGGGTTGCGGTTCCATATAAAACACATACACGCCCGGGCGTTTGACCGGAAATGCTGCCTGCCAACCGCTGTGGCCCATTACCCGGGTTGCTTTCAGCAATTGCAATAGGTCTTGCTTTTTGTCGCCCACAAATACCTGAAATGCTTTTGGCTTAACCAATTCCATACCCACCATTTCAAAAGGGTGGGAAAAGGAAAGGGTGATATCTATCGTGCGTTTGTCTTGCTGCATCACCATCGAATCAGATGGAATCAGCATGCCGTAGTGCGCCAAGGAGGCATTTGCGGAAAAAAGTGTCATGAAAAAAATACCAACGAAGAACAATCTTTTGCTCATTTCCTTTCCTTTCATAATTTTCCTTGTTATTTTTTATGCAAGACTCAGGCAGCACCTGGATGACTCGCCCCCCGGGTGAAAATAGATAAGAAATCTAAATAAGGGTTATTTAATTTAAACACAAAAAAAATATTGTCATCTATTTTGATGCAATATTCAGGTATTATTTTCCTCGTATGAGTTCCTTGTACGCTAAAGAGCCTCTGATATTATCCAGGTCAGCGTCGTTTTTGATGCTTTCCCAATTGGAGTATCCCTTTTCAATCGCTTTTTGCAGCCACTTAATCGAATCATCCACGTGTCTTAACCGCGAATACATACAGGCAATATTGTAGTGGGTCTCGGCATCATCCGGTGCGTAATTCAGTATATCTAAAAATACCGTCAATGCTTTGTAATATTCCTTGTTGGCCGCCGTAACCAAAGCCAAATTGTTGAGGGCCTGCAAAAATTTAGGGTCCAGCAGAAGCGCCTTATTATACTGCTGCACGGCTTGAGATGGGTCGCCCTTGCGAAAATAAAGATTTCCCAGTTGAAAGTGCAATTCCGCATTGTCCGGCACATCTTTCACCAATATCTGAAGTCGTGAAATTTCCGTTTCGATTTCTTCCTTAATGGCTTGAGCTCTTTTAAGATTGTTTTCGGCTTTCACGAAGTCTGAATTTATTTGCAACGCTTTTTGAAATTGGCTGATCGCCGCTTCTATTTTGCCCTCCTGCATCAAGGCAATGCCCAGATTGTTGTTGGCTTCAACCAGGTTTGGGTCCATTTGCAGAGCGATACTGCAATATTTGATCGCTTTTTCTGTATCACCACGACTTAGAAACACGCTGCCCAGATTACTGTATGCTTCAGGATAATCAGGTTGCAAATCAATGGCTTTAAAATAGTGTGAAATACCCTGATCTATTTTACCTTGCTCTACCAACACGCCGCCTAAGTTGAAATGCGCCACAGCATAGTATGGTCTTATTTCCAAAGCGTTTTTATAAAATTCTGTGGCCTCATCTGCTCTACCTTTTGCTGCCAGGAGGGCGCCCATATTGTTGTGCGCTTCCGCCAGATCGGGTTTCAATTGCAAAGCCTTCTTATAGTGCTCAAAAGCCTCATCCGGCTTGCCTTGCTTTTCCATGGCGTCACCCAGATTTACATAGACTTGGGCTTTATTCGGATTAATCTCTATGGCTTTTTGATAATATGGAATCGCTTCGTCTATTTTGTCCAGGTGCGAATACTCAGCACCTAAATTAAAGTGCGGTCTGGCCTTGTTGGGAGATTTTTTAACTACGTCGGACCAAAGGGTTATGCCGTTTTCCCATACCTGGTTTCGCTGGTAGGTCCAGAACGATAGCATTATGACAAATACGCCAAGAATCCCTACCCTGATCCACTCCCACTTTATATATCGATATGCAATTAGGACCGGGATCAAACACACCAACATGGAGGGCAGATAATTGCGGTGTTCGAAAATAATGGCAAGGGGTATAACGGATGACTCTATGACCAGGTTGCCGAAAAACCATAAAATGCAAAAGGAGATCAAACGCTCTTTGCGGGACAGATAAACACTCAGTATGAGCAGGCCAATGATCAGGCTTAATGAAATTAACGTGGTAACCGGATCGACCAAAGAATAAGAAAGCGGAAAGTCGTAATCCAGATTAAGCCGGGACGGATAGGGGAAAAAGATGAGACTTAAATAATAGATGACCACCCGGGGCTGGGTCAGCACTCTTTGCAGGATGGTAAATTCCCCTTTGGAATAATCTCCGATTGAAGATAATTTCTCGACCGGATCCGTTCCCAGATATATAAAAGATAAGATCCCAAAAAGAACCAGTACAACCAGAACGTATTTTAAGCTTCGTTTTAACCAATCTAAATTTCGGTCCTGCAGAAAATACCATTCATAGAGAAATATCAAAAATGGCAGGATGGCAGTGTTTTGCTTACATCCCAGTGAAAGAATCCACGATAGACCGGCGCATGTGAACCAGAACAATTTTCCTTTTTTAGTTTCCGCCAGCCGCCCTTTTACATAAAGCCAGAACGAAAGCACATAAAACAGGGTCGCGAGGCTGTTCAGCCTTTGCACGATATAAGTGACCGATTGGGTCTGTAGCGGGTGCACCAGCCAGAGCAGAGCGCCAAAGAAAGCGATGCTGTAAATGGTATGATCTTCTATGTTAGCAGATGGCAGGCTAATGGTTATTTTAATAAAGACATAGAGAACGATACCCGTTAAAATATGAATGATAATATTAACAACATGATAGCCCCAGAGCTGATAATGATGAAAATAATAGTTTAAGGCAAAGCTAATATTGCCAACAGGTCTGGCTTCGGTTGATTTTTCACCAATGGCAGCCTTTATTAAATTATCGGCAGTCAGCTCGGTTATCCGAACGTCAGGATTCTTTACAATTCGGCCGATATCATCCAGCACCATGGGGCTTTCAAGTGTGTTGGAATAACTAAAATATCCTATCAGGGAAAAAACAAGAATTACCCCCGCGAACCATATAATAGAGTGCTTTATGTTTAACTTGTTGGAGTGGGTCATCATTCTAACTACAGGCCCTTCCGCTGCGCCTGCTTCTTTCTTTTTATCTTAAAGTTTTACATAGAATACAATTTCAATAAATAGGCTTCACCTGTCACTCAAAGAGTTCAAAAATTCCCCCTACAAAGGCAATGATCAGCATCTGGGAAAAAAATAAGAGCCCAATGAGCACCCCTTTTTCAGGCGGCAAATTGAATAGCGTAAACAGATAGGCGTAAGCGCCTTCTCTTAGGCCGATGCCGGCAAAAGAAATGGGGATTGTTTGCAGTAACAGTACCAGTGAACCGATCCAGGTAACATCCATAAAGCCCAACGGAATTGATGCGGCTCTGAAAAGAATCAGCAGTCGGCAGATAAAGAATATCTGCCAGATAATGCTAAGCCCAAAAATCAAAAAAAAAGCGTTGGCATTCATTCTATCGAGGTGATTTTTCTCAAAATAGGCGTCAACATCTATTTGTGTCTGAATTTTTCGCAATATTGAGTGAACCACCGATTTTATCAGATCCTGTATTGGTGAAAAAATATAAAACAATATACAGAACAACACCAGACATATCCCGATGGCAGCGAATGGTAAGACACGACTTCCTAAGATTTCGATCTCAGAATTTGAACTATAGAAAAATAGCGGAATCATCCCGCAGATGAGAAGTACCAGAATAAAGGTTAGCCGTTCGAATACAATCGTTGCAAAAAATTGTGCCCTGCCTTTTTTATTGCGGGTGACTTTTAGCCATCTGACAGCTTCCCTTCCGATGGCTGAGGGCAGGAAGAGCGCATAAAACAGCGCAATGAAATTTATTTTTACTAGTGATGATAACCTATGGCTAATTGGGCTTCCTTTAATAAGAAAATAATACTTACCAGCCACGATGATGCCAGAAAACAGAGCAAGGAGTGTAGAAATCGCGTAAAGGCCAACGTTGATACTGCCGATGGCTGTCACCACCAAAGAGGCATCGATCTTAAAAAAAAGATATCCGATAAAAAGACAGGATATAGTAAATTTTAAGATTAGTTTTAGATAGCGTCTATCCATTCATCTGTTTTTGCATACCCGCACTTTTTAAGCTGGGGAGTTAAAATGGGGCTAATTTCTTTTAAGTTTTCTTTCGAGAATCCCGTTTTCCAGTTGTTATAGTTATCAGCCTTTAACTTAGGGAGTGAACTGTAAAACGCATTGTCGGTATCTAAGCCTAAAAAGTCTAATATTTCTCTAATTTTTGGACGAGGTGTTTGGATCAGATCTTCATAACGGACGGCAAGTCGATTGCTTTGTCGAATTAATTTCCAATCCGCTTCAATGCGTTGTACGCAATGTAGCCATTGGCTGGCGTTAAATTTTAATAACGAGGATTTTTCATAAATATGTGTCCAACCTTTAAAACGAGGACCCCAGCCGACTTTTCCGTTCCAGCGCAATCGATTTAGGTGCATTTTCTTATTGATAAGGTGTCCGTTCGTTTCAAACCAAAATGCCCTTACCTTATCTGTTAAATAGGGCTGAAATCTTAAAAACTCATGCACAATATGAAAGGCCTTTTCGTAATCAAAGCGCCCTTTTGCCAGTGGATTGTGAACGATATTTTGTCGTTGCAGCCATTTTTTGTTTATCGAAAGAGTTGCATCTCTGCCATCCCGCAACAGATGAATAAATTTCGCTTGCGGAAATATGGCAATTATAAAGGGTATCTTGAGACTGTTTCTGGGGGATTTATCAACCAGAACTGCGCATTTCCTCCGTCTTTTATACCGGGTGAAGTTGCGGTAAATCCAATTCTTGATTTCCGGTGTTACGTCAGCCTCTGTTCTTTCATCATCAGGTGCTGTTCTGAAAAAATGATCCCAGATGAAATAGGGCTCGTACCATTGGCTGACATGCTGATGTCTGTCCAGCAACTCTCCAAGAATGGTCGTCCCCGATCTTGGCGAACCGACAATAAAAACAAACGCATCTTGCGGTACTTTATCTACCATAAA
Coding sequences within:
- a CDS encoding tetratricopeptide repeat protein, with protein sequence MVLDDIGRIVKNPDVRITELTADNLIKAAIGEKSTEARPVGNISFALNYYFHHYQLWGYHVVNIIIHILTGIVLYVFIKITISLPSANIEDHTIYSIAFFGALLWLVHPLQTQSVTYIVQRLNSLATLFYVLSFWLYVKGRLAETKKGKLFWFTCAGLSWILSLGCKQNTAILPFLIFLYEWYFLQDRNLDWLKRSLKYVLVVLVLFGILSFIYLGTDPVEKLSSIGDYSKGEFTILQRVLTQPRVVIYYLSLIFFPYPSRLNLDYDFPLSYSLVDPVTTLISLSLIIGLLILSVYLSRKERLISFCILWFFGNLVIESSVIPLAIIFEHRNYLPSMLVCLIPVLIAYRYIKWEWIRVGILGVFVIMLSFWTYQRNQVWENGITLWSDVVKKSPNKARPHFNLGAEYSHLDKIDEAIPYYQKAIEINPNKAQVYVNLGDAMEKQGKPDEAFEHYKKALQLKPDLAEAHNNMGALLAAKGRADEATEFYKNALEIRPYYAVAHFNLGGVLVEQGKIDQGISHYFKAIDLQPDYPEAYSNLGSVFLSRGDTEKAIKYCSIALQMDPNLVEANNNLGIALMQEGKIEAAISQFQKALQINSDFVKAENNLKRAQAIKEEIETEISRLQILVKDVPDNAELHFQLGNLYFRKGDPSQAVQQYNKALLLDPKFLQALNNLALVTAANKEYYKALTVFLDILNYAPDDAETHYNIACMYSRLRHVDDSIKWLQKAIEKGYSNWESIKNDADLDNIRGSLAYKELIRGK
- a CDS encoding DUF4198 domain-containing protein, producing the protein MSKRLFFVGIFFMTLFSANASLAHYGMLIPSDSMVMQQDKRTIDITLSFSHPFEMVGMELVKPKAFQVFVGDKKQDLLQLLKATRVMGHSGWQAAFPVKRPGVYVFYMEPQPYWEPTEDSFIIHHTKTVVTAFGDDDGWDSEIGLKTEIVPLAKPFGLYAGNVFQGIVKLNGKPVPFAEVEVEYYNRDNTYSAPTAYMITQTIKADGNGVFTYAAPVAGWWGFAALNPADFKLKHNGQEKDVELGAVIWVKFHNWQK
- the cbiQ gene encoding cobalt ECF transporter T component CbiQ codes for the protein MISEPFATGSSVIHRLDPRIRVALTCGYAFVVALSYQFSVLIVALVVAALLVVISRISLIQVIKRLLLVNVFIFLLWLLLPFTFQGDVLTHIGSFAVYRPGVVLAAQITLKSNAILLALIALVATMSLATLGHSLYRLHVPGKIVQLLLMTYRYVFVIEQEYSRLVRAAKIRGFRPGTNTNTYRTYAYVVGMLFVRAASRAERVHQAMQCRGFKGKFHSLQEFQVNSTSWIFAIAMTVVIVWLALMEWSSIV
- the cbiM gene encoding cobalt transporter CbiM, with translation MHISEGVLSGPVLISGGALAAVGTAIGLRKLDYDHIAKAGMLSAAFFVASLVHVPIGPANAHLVLNGLVGLLLGWAAFPAILVALVLQAVLFQFGGITVLGVNTIITALPAVLCYLVCSPFLHKKSKLALSAAFACGFLSVMLSALVLGLALVFTEENFFEVSAIVIAGHIPVMIIEGLITAMCVAFLKKVQPTLLPGFPEE
- a CDS encoding ABC transporter ATP-binding protein gives rise to the protein MQQNNLLINLEGISFKYPGGPQILDQLDFQLHQGSQIGLIAPNGSGKSTLLHIIMGLLKPISGKVEIFGRSVKEDSDFTDVRRRIGLLFQDADDQLFSPTVLEDVAFGPLNLGKSKSDAVQIARKTLNFLGLDEFEDRITFKLSGGEKRLVSLATVLAMEPEILLLDEPMNGLDMKTKAKLTDILRDIDLSFILISHDFDLLSATAGAIYTMQDGKILVDQELHLHEHVHAHEHGVYPHQHAISEDAEPTHAAHDHTHDRRFRTEDRRQGLPDRRQRTDDRRQISEVRGQKSEDPSSL
- a CDS encoding iron ABC transporter permease, producing the protein MDTHSNSFGNSLRNATMSQIVVLAAILGGAIVISTGMGYIQLPVLDVIKIVFAKLSGQTQLIEGMDKLFPVVVLDVRLPRILSAAIVGAGLAISGVVFQGILLNPLADPYTLGVSAGAAFGASMAILLNIGFMGSVSVPLFAFIGAVITLLFVMYLSASGGGVSSTNLILSGIIVAAILSAGISFLKYIADEQVAVIIFWLMGSFGSKAWSDVGLTFLFVGGGFLIFMFFARDLNLMSLGDRSAASLGVDTQKVTYILLVIASLIAAICVSVSGIIGFVGLLVPHMMRLLTGPDNRRLIPISLLAGAILLLAADTLTRAVLPSEIPIGVLTALIGGPFFCYIFRKQQKAKKI
- the cobT gene encoding nicotinate-nucleotide--dimethylbenzimidazole phosphoribosyltransferase, which encodes MRKEILRTMKLDEIIDGIKPVDQGWIEKAQERTAQLVMPTRALGRLHDISERFCGIQQTLQPSIDKKAVLIMAGDHGVVTEGVSAYPQEVTPAMVQTFLVGGAGINAISRQVGADVWVVDMGIIPSLDVSDMPGADRLIVEKVGSGTDNFIKKPAMSQPDAEKAMLIGFKQASKRIEAGADIMGTGDMGIGNTTPSAAIGAVLCGASLDEMVGRGTGVDDAGLARKRDIVRQAIEVNIPDPENGLDVLAKVGGFEIGGIAGTILAGAYHQRAIVVDGFISTAGALIAHALCPTVKDYLFAGHCSAEVGHRIMLKTLGLEPILDLGMRLGEGTGAALAMGVIESALRMFKEVLTFEEAGVANK
- a CDS encoding ABC transporter ATP-binding protein — protein: MPFELDRIQFYYADKKIIDDFTIKLEPGKFYGIIGPNGSGKTTILDVLCKHRRPQAGEVLYNGKNISRYSKKQLSREIALVPQNFYINFPFMVEEVVMMGRYPHIARFSAASVRDQDIVADIMAQTEIEGFKGRFITELSGGERQRVIFARALAQDTPVLILDEATSNLDINFSLSLLSLSEQRVKQQGQTVIAVMQDINLAAIYCDYLIFMRQGKIAAHGLTADVLNPETIAAVFGVSSKVYQETYSGALQVVFKK